In Salvelinus namaycush isolate Seneca chromosome 20, SaNama_1.0, whole genome shotgun sequence, the following proteins share a genomic window:
- the LOC120064843 gene encoding myb-like protein P, whose product MHVSFTVGRNFSFHISVDNVRKQNSTVDNVRKQNSSVDNVRKQNISVDNVRKQNSSVDNVRKQNSTVDNVRKQDSSVDNVRKQNSSVDNVRKQNSSVDNVRKQNSSVDNVRKQNSTVDNVRKQNSSVDNVRKQNSSVDNVRKQNSTVDNVRKQNSSVDNVRKQNSSVDNVRKQNSTVDNVRKQNSSVDNVRKQNSSVNNVRKQNSSVDNVRKQNSSVDNVRKQNSSVDNVRKQNSSVDNVRKQNSSVDNVRKQNSSVDNVRKQNSSVDNVRKQNSSVDNVRKQNSTVDNVRKQNSSVDNVRKQNSSVDNVRKQDSSVDNVRKQNSSVDNVRKQNSTVDNVRKQNSSVDNVRKQNSSVDNVRKQNSSVDNVRKQNSSVDNVRKQNSSVDNVRKQNSSVDNVRKQNSSVDNVRKQNSSVDNVRKQNSTVDNVRKQNSSVDNVRKQNSTVDNVRKQNSSVDNVRKQDSSVDNVRKQNSSVDNVRKQNSTVDNVRKQNSTVDNVRKQNSSVDNVRKQDSSVDNVRKQNSTVDNVRKQNSSVDNVRKQNSSVDNVRKQDSSVDNVRKQNSSVDNVRKQNSSVDNVRKQNSTVDNVRKQNSTVDNVRKQNSSVDNVRKQNSSVDNVRKQNSSVDNVRKQNSSVDNVRKQNSTVDNVRKQNSSVDNVRKQNSTVDNVRKQNSSVDNVRKQNSSVDNVRKQNSSVDNVRKQNSTVDNVRKQNSTVDNVRKQNSSVDNVRKQNSSVDNVRKQNSSVDNVRKQNSTVDNVRKQNSSVDNVRKQNSTVDNVRKQNSTVDNVRKQNSSVDNVRKQNSTVDNVRKQNSSVDNVRKPNSSVDNVRKQNSSVDNVRKQNSTVDNVRKQNSSVDNVRKQNSTVDNVRKPNSSVDNVRKQNSSVDNVRKQNSSVDNVRKQNSSVDNVRKQNSTVDNVRKQNSSVDNVRKQNSTVDNVRKPNSSVDNVRKQNSSVDNVRKQDSSVDNVRKQNSSVDNVRKQNSSVDNVRKPNSSVDTVRKPNSSVDTVRKQNSTVDNVRKQNRM is encoded by the coding sequence ATGCACGTTTCATTTACTGTAGGAAGGAATTTCAGTTTCCACATTTCAGTGGATAACGTTAGGAAGCAGAACAGTACAGTGGATAACGTTAGGAAGCAGAACAGTTCAGTGGATAACGTTAGGAAGCAGAACATTTCAGTGGATAACGTTAGGAAGCAGAACAGTTCAGTGGATAACGTTAGGAAGCAGAACAGTACAGTGGATAACGTTAGGAAGCAGGACAGTTCAGTGGATAACGTTAGGAAGCAGAACAGTTCAGTGGATAACGTTAGGAAGCAGAACAGTTCAGTGGATAACGTTAGGAAGCAGAACAGTTCAGTGGATAACGTTAGGAAGCAGAACAGTACAGTGGATAACGTTAGGAAGCAGAACAGTTCAGTGGATAACGTTAGGAAGCAGAACAGTTCAGTGGATAACGTTAGGAAGCAGAACAGTACAGTGGATAACGTTAGGAAGCAGAACAGTTCAGTGGATAACGTTAGGAAGCAGAACAGTTCAGTGGATAATGTTAGGAAGCAGAACAGTACAGTGGATAACGTTAGGAAGCAGAACAGTTCAGTGGATAACGTTAGGAAGCAGAACAGTTCAGTGAATAACGTTAGGAAGCAGAACAGTTCAGTGGATAACGTTAGGAAGCAGAACAGTTCAGTGGATAACGTTAGGAAGCAGAACAGTTCAGTGGATAACGTTAGGAAGCAGAACAGTTCAGTGGATAACGTTAGGAAGCAGAACAGTTCAGTGGATAACGTTAGGAAGCAGAACAGTTCAGTGGATAACGTTAGGAAGCAGAACAGTTCAGTGGATAACGTTAGGAAGCAGAACAGTTCAGTGGATAACGTTAGGAAGCAGAACAGTACAGTGGATAACGTTAGGAAGCAGAACAGTTCAGTGGATAACGTTAGGAAGCAGAACAGTTCAGTGGATAACGTTAGGAAGCAGGACAGTTCAGTGGATAACGTTAGGAAGCAGAACAGTTCAGTGGATAACGTTAGGAAGCAGAACAGTACAGTGGATAACGTTAGGAAGCAGAACAGTTCAGTGGATAACGTTAGGAAGCAGAACAGTTCAGTGGATAACGTTAGGAAGCAGAACAGTTCAGTGGATAACGTTAGGAAGCAGAACAGTTCAGTGGATAACGTTAGGAAGCAGAACAGTTCAGTGGATAACGTTAGGAAGCAGAACAGTTCAGTGGATAACGTTAGGAAGCAGAACAGTTCAGTGGATAACGTTAGGAAGCAGAACAGTTCAGTGGATAACGTTAGGAAGCAGAACAGTACAGTGGATAACGTTAGGAAGCAGAACAGTTCAGTGGATAACGTTAGGAAGCAGAACAGTACAGTGGATAACGTTAGGAAGCAGAACAGTTCAGTGGATAACGTTAGGAAGCAGGACAGTTCAGTGGATAACGTTAGGAAGCAGAACAGTTCAGTGGATAACGTTAGGAAGCAGAACAGTACAGTGGATAACGTTAGGAAGCAGAACAGTACAGTGGATAACGTTAGGAAGCAGAACAGTTCAGTGGATAACGTTAGGAAGCAGGACAGTTCAGTGGATAACGTTAGGAAGCAGAACAGTACAGTGGATAACGTTAGGAAGCAGAACAGTTCAGTGGATAACGTTAGGAAGCAGAACAGTTCAGTGGATAACGTTAGGAAGCAGGACAGTTCAGTGGATAACGTTAGGAAGCAGAACAGTTCAGTGGATAACGTTAGGAAGCAGAACAGTTCAGTGGATAACGTCAGGAAGCAGAACAGTACAGTGGATAACGTTAGGAAGCAGAACAGTACAGTGGATAACGTTAGGAAGCAGAACAGTTCAGTGGATAACGTTAGGAAGCAGAACAGTTCAGTGGATAACGTTAGGAAGCAGAACAGTTCAGTGGATAACGTTAGGAAGCAGAACAGTTCAGTGGATAACGTTAGGAAGCAGAACAGTACAGTGGATAACGTTAGGAAGCAGAACAGTTCAGTGGATAACGTTAGGAAGCAGAACAGTACAGTGGATAACGTTAGGAAGCAGAACAGTTCAGTGGATAACGTTAGGAAGCAGAACAGTTCAGTGGATAACGTTAGGAAGCAGAACAGTTCAGTGGATAACGTTAGGAAGCAGAACAGTACAGTGGATAACGTTAGGAAGCAGAACAGTACAGTGGATAACGTTAGGAAGCAGAACAGTTCAGTGGATAACGTTAGGAAGCAGAACAGTTCAGTGGATAACGTTAGGAAGCAGAACAGTTCAGTGGATAACGTTAGGAAGCAGAACAGTACAGTGGATAACGTTAGGAAGCAGAACAGTTCAGTGGATAACGTTAGGAAGCAGAACAGTACAGTGGATAACGTTAGGAAGCAGAACAGTACAGTGGATAACGTTAGGAAGCAGAACAGTTCAGTGGATAACGTTAGGAAGCAGAACAGTACAGTGGATAACGTTAGGAAGCAGAACAGTTCAGTGGATAACGTTAGGAAGCCGAACAGTTCAGTGGATAACGTTAGGAAGCAGAACAGTTCAGTGGATAACGTTAGGAAGCAGAACAGTACAGTGGATAACGTTAGGAAGCAGAACAGTTCAGTGGATAACGTCAGGAAGCAGAACAGTACAGTGGATAACGTTAGGAAGCCGAACAGTTCAGTGGATAACGTTAGGAAGCAGAACAGTTCAGTGGATAACGTTAGGAAGCAGAACAGTTCAGTGGATAACGTTAGGAAGCAGAACAGTTCAGTGGATAACGTTAGGAAGCAGAACAGTACAGTGGATAACGTTAGGAAGCAGAACAGTTCAGTGGATAACGTCAGGAAGCAGAACAGTACAGTGGATAACGTTAGGAAGCCGAACAGTTCAGTGGATAACGTTAGGAAGCAGAACAGTTCAGTGGATAACGTTAGGAAGCAGGACAGTTCAGTGGATAACGTTAGGAAGCAGAACAGTTCAGTGGATAACGTTAGGAAGCAGAACAGTTCAGTGGATAACGTTAGGAAGCCGAACAGTTCAGTGGATACCGTTAGGAAGCCGAACAGTTCAGTGGATACCGTTAGGAAGCAGAACAGTACAGTGGATAACGTTAGGAAGCAGAACAGGATGTAA
- the LOC120064685 gene encoding twist-related protein 2-like, producing the protein MREEVSCANSPEGGLGASEEELERGSKKSGPTGGRKRVPYPKKDSLGRAEERAVVSGSPNCLVPSGPKRQKKQQSSPTSVVCVAPSVLSSSGLGLGPGSEPFEDLHTQRVIANVRERQRTQSLNDAFASLRKIIPTLPSDKLSKIQILKLASRYIDFLYQVLQSDEMDAKLASCNYLAHERLSYAFSVWRMEGAWAMSASH; encoded by the coding sequence ATGCGCGAGGAGGTTTCCTGCGCCAACTCCCCTGAAGGGGGGCTGGGGGCCAGCGAGGAGGAGCTGGAGAGGGGCTCCAAGAAGAGTGGGCCAACGGGGGGGCGAAAACGGGTGCCATACCCCAAGAAGGACAGTTTGGGTCGGGCTGAGGAGAGGGCCGTGGTCAGCGGGAGCCCCAACTGCCTGGTTCCGTCGGGGCCAAAGCGGCAGAAGAAGCAACAGAGCTCCCCCACGTCGGTGGTGTGCGTGGCCCCATCCGTGCTGAGCTCCAGCGGCCTCGGCTTGGGCCCGGGCAGCGAGCCCTTCGAGGACCTGCACACGCAGCGAGTAATCGCCAACGTTCGCGAGCGCCAGCGCACGCAGTCGCTGAACGACGCCTTCGCCTCGCTGCGTAAGATCATCCCCACTCTGCCGTCCGACAAACTTAGCAAGATCCAGATCCTGAAACTGGCGTCACGCTACATCGACTTCCTGTACCAGGTGCTGCAGAGTGATGAGATGGACGCCAAGCTGGCTAGCTGCAACTACCTAGCCCACGAACGCCTCAGCTACGCCTTTTCCGTCTGGAGGATGGAGGGTGCCTGGGCAATGTCTGCCAGCCACTAG